The window TGGAGATCATCGCGGACCACGTGGAGCCCGTGCGCGTCCCCGGTCTTCCGGGGGTGGCCGGGGTGCACCAGGTGGCGAGGGGTCTGGTGGACGGGGAGGAGCGCATCCGGCTGGAGCTCACCCTCGCCCTGGGCCTGACCCCCGTGGATCGGATCCGGATTCAGGGGGAGCCTCCCATCGAATTGGAGATTCCCGGCGGCCTCCACGGGGATGTGGCCACCTGCGCCCTCGCGGTGAACACCATCCCCATCGTGGCCCAGGCTCCCCCCGGGCTCCGCACCGTCCTCGACCTCCCGCCCATCCGATATACGGGTTCGGCCCCGCCCGCCTTCTAGCGACCTGGGTCCCGGGGACCACCGGTGGGCATGGGAAGGGGACCGCGGGCCTGCTCGTAGGCCCGGGCCACCCGGAGGAGCACCGCCTCCTGGAAGGGGGGACCCACCAACTGCAGCCCCACGGGGAGGCCCGCCACGAACCCGCACGGGACGGAGAGGGCAGGGAACCCGAGGGCGTTGAAGGGGTTGGTGAACCGGGTGAGGAGCGCGCGGGTGTTGTAGGGTTTCCCCGCGAGGTACGTGGTCTCCTCCTTCAAGGGTGGAGCGGGAACGGGAACCGTGGGGGAAACCAACACGTCCACCCGGGGGAACACCTCCTGCAGGAAGCGGCGGATCAAGGCGCGGCGCACGGATCTCGCGCGTACGTAGCGCTCGCCCGCGAGGGCCAATCCCACCAGCAGCCGCTCCCGCACGTCCTGGCCGTAGGCGTGGGGGGTTTCCCGCAGGGTCTGTAAGTGCCCCGTGCTCGCCTCCACCATGAGGAGGGCCGTGGCCACCGCGGAGGCCACCTCCAGCCCGTCCACCTGCACCTCTTCCACGTTCGCCCCCAGGTGCTGGAGGGTTTCCACCGCGGCCTCGACCGCGCGGGCCACCTCCGCATCCAGCGCGTCCTCGAAAAAGGTCCGGAGCACCCCCACCCGCACGCCCCGGATCCTCGCGCTCCTCCCCCAGGGAGTTCCGGTCAGCACCTCCAGGAGGAGGGCCACGTCGTCCACGGTACGGGCCATGGGACCCACGTGATCCAGGGACCACGAGAGGGGGTAGACGCCGTGCGTGGGCAAAAGCCCGTACGTGGGTTTGAGGCCCACGATGCCGCAAAGGGCCGCAGGGATCCGGATGGATCCCCCGGTATCCGTCCCCAGGGACCCGTAGACGCACCCGGTGGCCAGCGCCACCCCGCTCCCACCGCTGGAGCCGCCGGGCGTGCGCCCGGGATCCCACGGGTTGCGGGCAGGGCCGAAGTGTGGGTTCTCGTTGGACACCCCGTAGGCCCACTCGTGCAGGTGCGTCCTCCCCACGAACACAACCCCCGCCCCCCGCAGCCGGGCCGTCACCTGGGCGTCCTCCCTGGCCACCACGTCCCGGCGGAGGATGGATCCGCAGGTCCACGGGGCGCCCTCCTGGGCGATGAGGTCCTTGAGGGCGACGGGGATCCCGTGTAGCGGCCCCCACCACGCCCCCCGCACGGCCGCCTCCTCCGCCTCCCGGGCCCGCCGCAGGGCGGTCTCCGGGTCCACGGAGAGGAAGGCCCCCAGGGTGGGATTGATCCCCTCGATGCGCTCGACAGCGGCCTCCACCACCTCCCGCGGGGAGATCCTCCGATGGCGGATGGCCTGGGCCACGTGCACCAGGGAAAGGCTCAGGGGATCCTCCGGAGGGTGAGGAGGCTCTCTCGACAATCCCTCCACGATGCTCCCGAGCCGGTTCCGCGGCGCGCAAGCGAACTCCGCCCAATCCAGGTCCGCGGGTGGATCGTGGGCCTCCACCCACTCCAGAGGCTCCAGGCGGCGCAGGACTGCCCGGAGCTGCGCTGCGGCGCGCTCTTCATCCTCGGGTGAGACCCGCAGGCCGTACCGCCGCAGGGTCTCGCGGACCAGCTGGGCCTCCGTCACGATCGCAGCTCCGCGGTATCCAGCAGGATGGTGACGGGCCCCTCGTTGAGGATCTCCACCCGCATCACGGCGCCGAACACCCCCGTCCGCACGGGCACGCCGAACGCCCGCAGGGTCTCGTTGAAGACCTCGTACAGTCCTCGGGCGACCTCCGGGGGAGCCGCCTCCACGAACCCGGGACGGTTGCCCCTGCGCACGTCCCCGTACAGGGTGAACTGGGAGACGGAGAGCACGGAGCCGCCCACCTCCCGCACAGACCGGTTCAGCTTCCCGCCCTCGTCCGGGAAGACCCGCAGCTGCGCCACCTTCCGGGCAAGGTACCGGGCCTCCTCCTCCGTGTCCCGAACGTGCACGCCCACCAGCACCACGAGCCCCGGGCCGATCTCCGCCACGAGCTCCTCCCCGATCCGAACCGCGCCCCGCGAGACCCGCTGCACCACCGCCCGCATGGCTAGATGCCCAGGACGTGGTAGCCCGCGTCCGCGAAGAGCACCTGACCCGTCATCGCCCGGCTGAGGTCGCTCGCCAGGAACACCGCCACGTCCCCCACG is drawn from Armatimonadota bacterium and contains these coding sequences:
- a CDS encoding amidase, whose translation is MTEAQLVRETLRRYGLRVSPEDEERAAAQLRAVLRRLEPLEWVEAHDPPADLDWAEFACAPRNRLGSIVEGLSREPPHPPEDPLSLSLVHVAQAIRHRRISPREVVEAAVERIEGINPTLGAFLSVDPETALRRAREAEEAAVRGAWWGPLHGIPVALKDLIAQEGAPWTCGSILRRDVVAREDAQVTARLRGAGVVFVGRTHLHEWAYGVSNENPHFGPARNPWDPGRTPGGSSGGSGVALATGCVYGSLGTDTGGSIRIPAALCGIVGLKPTYGLLPTHGVYPLSWSLDHVGPMARTVDDVALLLEVLTGTPWGRSARIRGVRVGVLRTFFEDALDAEVARAVEAAVETLQHLGANVEEVQVDGLEVASAVATALLMVEASTGHLQTLRETPHAYGQDVRERLLVGLALAGERYVRARSVRRALIRRFLQEVFPRVDVLVSPTVPVPAPPLKEETTYLAGKPYNTRALLTRFTNPFNALGFPALSVPCGFVAGLPVGLQLVGPPFQEAVLLRVARAYEQARGPLPMPTGGPRDPGR
- the dtd gene encoding D-aminoacyl-tRNA deacylase; the protein is MRAVVQRVSRGAVRIGEELVAEIGPGLVVLVGVHVRDTEEEARYLARKVAQLRVFPDEGGKLNRSVREVGGSVLSVSQFTLYGDVRRGNRPGFVEAAPPEVARGLYEVFNETLRAFGVPVRTGVFGAVMRVEILNEGPVTILLDTAELRS